The DNA sequence ATGCCCTGAATAATATAAGCGTGTAAGGGGATATAAGGCTTACGGCCCAAATTGGCGATGTTGATGCATGCTCTTCCGCCTGGGACCAAGACCCGGTAAACTTCACGCCAAACCCTATTCAGAAATTCGAGATACTCTTCTAATGTAAGGTTCTCGTCATAATCTTTCCCCACGTTATATGGCGGTGAGGTGACCATAAGGTGAACGCTGTGGTCCTTCAGTTCGCTCATGTCCTCGGAAGACTTGGGGAGGATTTTGTTCTGGAACTCCTTCGGCACCGAATTTTCGAAATAATCCACGGTTGCGGCCTGTGGCACCTGGGAGTAGAGTTTGCCGGCATAGAAGGCTGAGGAATCGTGGGATATTCTCCCCGAGGTGCCAAAGGCGCTGGTGCGGGTCTTCTTTTTCGGGGGATTATTCTTCATCTATGAGATAATTTCAGGCAAGAATTATTGAGCTACAGCCAATGGGCTTGGCCAAGCGTCTCCTCAAACCCGAGGCGGCGCGTCGCTTAAGCCCCCATGTCCCTGATTTTACCATGGTTTATCCCGGGCCTGTATGGTAGGATATAACATTGCGGTGCTTTAGGCAAGGAATGGAACTTATGGATTGGTGGTTGTTAGCTGGGGTGCCGGTCACGTCGTTCATCGTGGCGCTGTCCGGGGCTTTGATGCCCGGGCCGCTGTTGACCCTGACCGTGGGGGAGGCGGCCCGGCGCGGATTTTGGGCCGGTCCCCTGATCATTTTAGGCCATGCCTTGTTAGAATTGGCCCTGGTCCTGTTGCTCCTGGCCGGGGTGGGTGTCTGGCTGCATCGCCCGCTGATCCTGGGTCTGGTGGGTCTGGTGGGCGCGGTTATGCTGGCCTGGATGGGCCTGGGGCTCTTCAAGGCCTCTCGCCACAGCCGCCTGGAGTTCGACCCGCATGAGGCCTCCGGGCTCAATCCGGTCGTGGCCGGGGTGCTCATGAGCGCCGCCAATCCTTACTGGCTCATCTGGTGGCTCACCATCGGGCTGGGCTATGTCATGTTTTCCATGAAATACGGTCTGCTGGGGGTGGCGCTGTTCTTCATCGGCCACATCCTGGCCGACTTCGCCTGGTACACCCTGGTATCCGGCGCGGTGGCCCAAGGCCGCCGCTTTATCTCGGACCGGGTCTACCGCGGTTTTCTGGCCGGGTGCGCGGTTTTTCTCATCGGGTTCGGAGGCTACTTCGGTATTCAGGGAGTGAATTTTCTGCTAAATTCTTGAAATCAAGGGACGGACCTATACTCGTTGCCAAGAGGTATTCTTTCTCCCCCCTCACCCTAACCCTCTCCCCCCGCTGGGGGGAGAGGGGATAAGAGGAAGGACCTTTTGGCAAATGTTATTGGTGTCCGCCTGGTTTGAGGGCGCACACGCAGGTGTGCCCCTACAGGGAGCTATCATACATGATTCAAAAGGGACTGACCGTAGGGTTATTGGAAGTGAACTGTTATATCCTGGGCGATGAGGTGACCAAGGAAGCCGTGGTCATCGATCCGGGGGGCGACGAGGACGAGATTCTCGAGGTTTTGAACCATAATAAATTCCAACTGAAACTGATCATTGACACCCATGGTCATTTTGACCATGTGGACGCCAACCAGCCTTTGAAAGCCGCCACAGGGGCCAAGATCGCCATCCACGAAGCCGATGCCCAGATGCTGGATAAACCCTCAGCGGAGGCCATGTTCTTTACCGGCAACCGTCTGCGTACGTCCCAGGCGGATATCCTACTGAAAGAAAACGACATTCTCACCTTCGGCCAATACCGGCTGAAGGTCCTGCATACGCCGGGACATACCCCGGGGGGCATCAGCCTGGTGCTGGAAGACCACACGTACGTTTATGTGGGCGACCTGCTCTTTGCCGGCTCCATCGGCCGCACGGACTTCCCCGGCGGCAGCTACGACGCCCTGATTAATGCGGTCAAAACCAAGATCTTCCCTTTGGGAGATAACTATAGCGTCTACCCCGGCCATGGTCCCGTAACCACCGTGGCCCAGGAACGGAAGTATAATCCGTTTTTTTAAAGGATGGGGGAAAAGGGAAAAAGGCAAAGAGGTAAGTCGCTCATGAGCCGCTGGCTCATCCGTAAATGATGAAAAGTTAGTTTGGTAGCCGCAGCTTCAGCCTGCGCTGCACAGGTTGAAAACCTGTGCCACCAAACTTTTCATATCAGAAATCGGAGCAAGCAATTCTTTTAACCCTTTCGCCTTTTCTTCCATTCTTGAGAAAGCTCCTATGGTTTTCACAGGCAAACGCATCTTATTAGGGGTGACCGGCGGTATC is a window from the Desulfobaccales bacterium genome containing:
- a CDS encoding LysE family transporter; the encoded protein is MDWWLLAGVPVTSFIVALSGALMPGPLLTLTVGEAARRGFWAGPLIILGHALLELALVLLLLAGVGVWLHRPLILGLVGLVGAVMLAWMGLGLFKASRHSRLEFDPHEASGLNPVVAGVLMSAANPYWLIWWLTIGLGYVMFSMKYGLLGVALFFIGHILADFAWYTLVSGAVAQGRRFISDRVYRGFLAGCAVFLIGFGGYFGIQGVNFLLNS
- a CDS encoding MBL fold metallo-hydrolase, yielding MIQKGLTVGLLEVNCYILGDEVTKEAVVIDPGGDEDEILEVLNHNKFQLKLIIDTHGHFDHVDANQPLKAATGAKIAIHEADAQMLDKPSAEAMFFTGNRLRTSQADILLKENDILTFGQYRLKVLHTPGHTPGGISLVLEDHTYVYVGDLLFAGSIGRTDFPGGSYDALINAVKTKIFPLGDNYSVYPGHGPVTTVAQERKYNPFF